In Papio anubis isolate 15944 chromosome 20, Panubis1.0, whole genome shotgun sequence, a single window of DNA contains:
- the LOC101026071 gene encoding LOW QUALITY PROTEIN: zinc finger protein 433-like (The sequence of the model RefSeq protein was modified relative to this genomic sequence to represent the inferred CDS: substituted 1 base at 1 genomic stop codon) has product MFQDSVAFEDVAVNFTQEEWSLLDPSQKNLYREVMQETLRNLASIGEKWKDENIEDQYKNPRNNLRSLLGERVDENTEENHCGEIFSQIPDDTLNKKTSPGVKSCESSVCGEVFLGHSSLNRHIRADAAHKPSEYQEYGQKPYKCQQRKKAFRCHPSFQTEEKAHTGEKLYDCKECGKTFISRSSIRRHMIMHNGDGPYKCKFCGKACPCLRVYLIHERVHTGEKPYECKQCGKAFSYSNSLQIHERTHTGEKPYECKECGKAFGSPNSFYEHKRTHTGEKPYECKQCGKAFRWFHSFQIHERTHSEEKPYECTKCGKAFKCPSYLCRHEVTHSEKPYECKQCGKALSYLNFQRHMKMHTRMRPYKCKTCGKAFDSPSSFLRHERTHTGEKPYEXAHCGKSFNRSSSFRYHKRTHTGEKPYECKQCGKAFISSTSFRYHERTHTGGKPYACKQCGKAFRSASHLQMHERTHTGKQLYESKQCEKTFGSVRNLQIHERTHTGEKPYKECGKAFNNFSSFQIHATMYRGQNAYECKECDKAFTSAKILRVHERTHTGEKPYECKECGKAFNYFSSLHIHKRVHTGEKPYECKDCGKAFGLPGSFRRHKRAHTGVKPYECKQCGKAFTSSGSFQCHKRIHTGEKPYECKQCGKAFISSTAIRRHERTHTGEKPYECKQCGKAFISFSSVRYHERTHTGEKQYECKQSGKAFMSSTAFQYHEKTHTGEKPYECKQCGKAFISSSSLRYHERTHTGEKPYECKQCGKAFRSATQLQMHRKIHTGEKP; this is encoded by the exons ATGTTTCAGGACTCGGTGGCTTTCGAGGATGTGGCTGTGAACTTCACCCAGGAGGAGTGGTCTTTGCTGGATCCTTCCCAGAAGAATCTCTACAGAGAAGTGATGCAGGAAACCTTGAGGAACCTGGCCTCTATAG gagaaaaatggaaagacgAGAACATTGAAGATCAGTACAAAAATCCCAGGAATAATCTAAG aagtcTTCTGGGAGAGAGAGTCgatgaaaatacagaagaaaatcatTGTGGAGAAATTTTTAGCCAGATTCCAGATGACACACTGAACAAAAAAACTTCTCCTGGAGTAAAATCATGTGAAAGCAGTGTGTGTGGAGAAGTCTTCCTGGGTCATTCTTCCCTTAATAGGCACATTAGAGCTGACGCTGCACACAAGCCATCTGAGTATCAGGAATATGGACAGAAGCCATATAAGTGTCAACAACGTAAGAAAGCCTTCAGATGTCACCCCTCCTTTCAAACGGAAGAAAAGgctcacactggagaaaaactcTATGATtgtaaagaatgtggaaaaacctTCATATCCCGTTCAAGCATTCGAAGACACATGATAATGCACAATGGAGATGGACCTTATAAGTGTAAGTTTTGTGGGAAAGCCTGCCCTTGTCTCAGAGTATATCTTATACATGAACgagttcacactggagagaaaccatatgaatgtaaacaatgtggtaAAGCCTTTAGTTATTCAAATTCCCTTCAAATACATGaaagaactcacactggagagaagccttatgaatgtaaggaatgtgggaaagcgTTTGGTAGTCCCAATTCCTTTTATGAACATAaaagaactcacactggagagaagccataTGAATGCAAacaatgtggaaaagccttcagaTGGTTCCATTCCTTTCAAATACATGAAAGAACTCACAGTGAGGAAAAGCCTTATGAATGTACCAAATGTGGGAAAGCATTCAAGTGTCCCAGTTATCTTTGTAGACATGAAGTGACCCACTCTGAAaagccctatgaatgtaaacaGTGTGGGAAAGCATTATCTTATCTTAACTTtcaaagacacatgaaaatgcaCACTAGAATGAGACCTTATAAATGTAAGACATGTGGAAAAGCCTTTGATTCTCCCAGTTCATTTCTAAGACATGaaagaactcacactggagagaaaccttatgaatgaGCGCACTGTGGTAAATCCTTTAATCGTTCCAGTTCCTTTCGCTATCACAaaaggactcacactggagagaaaccctatgaatgcaaGCAGTGTGGAAAAGCCTTCATTTCTTCCACTTCCTTTCGATATCATgaaaggactcacactggagGGAAACCCTATGCTTGTAagcaatgtgggaaagccttcagatcTGCCTCACACCTTCAA ATGCATGAAAGGACTCACACTGGAAAGCAACTGTATGAATCTAAACAATGTGAAAAAACCTTTGGATCTGTCAGAAACCTTCAAATTCATGAAAGGacacacactggagagaaaccctataaggaatgtggaaaagcattcaacaatttctcttcctttcaaaTACATGCAACGATGTATAGAGGACAGAATGCCTATGAATGTAAAGAGTGTGACAAAGCATTCACATCTGCCAAGATCCTTCGAGTACATGAAAGGacacacactggagagaaaccctatgaatgtaaggaatgtgggaaagcattcaattatttttcttctttgcataTACACAAAAGGGtgcacactggagagaagccataTGAATGTAAGGATTGTGGGAAAGCATTCGGTTTGCCTGGTTCCTTTCGTAGACATAAAAGGGCTCACACTGGAGTGAAACCCTATGAATGCAAgcaatgtggcaaagccttcacTTCTTCTGGTTCCTTTCAGTGTCATAAAAggattcatactggagagaaaccctatgagtgTAAGCAGTGTGGTAAAGCCTTCATTTCTTCCACTGCCATTCGTAGACATgaaaggactcacactggagagaaaccctatgagtgtaagcaatgtggaaaagcctttatttctttcagttctgttCGGTACCACgaaaggactcacactggagagaaacagTATGAGTGTAAGCAAAGTGGGAAAGCCTTCATGTCTTCTACTGCATTTCAGTATCATGAAAAGAC ccacactggagagaaaccctatgaatgtaagcaatgtgggaaagccttcattTCTTCCAGTAGCCTTCGATATCATgaaaggactcacactggagagaaaccttacgaATGTAAGCAGTGTGGTAAAGCCTTCAGATCTGCCACTCAACTTCAAATGCATAGAAagattcatactggagagaaaccctaa